Proteins from a genomic interval of Burkholderia cepacia GG4:
- a CDS encoding TMEM165/GDT1 family protein produces the protein MTQAFLISTGAVALAEIGDKTQLLSLVLAARYRKPVPIILGVLVATLVNHGCAGALGEWLGVLVTPSIMRWALAFSFIAMGLWILVPDKLDADEANANRSRLGVFGATLVAFFLAEMGDKTQIATVALAARFQDYIGVVAGTTFGMMLANVPAILLGDRFAHRLPTKLVHGIAAVLFVVLGALALLGVGV, from the coding sequence GTGACCCAAGCCTTCCTGATCTCCACCGGCGCCGTCGCCCTCGCTGAAATCGGCGACAAGACCCAACTGCTTTCCCTCGTGCTGGCCGCGCGCTATCGCAAACCGGTGCCGATCATCCTCGGCGTGCTCGTCGCGACGCTCGTCAACCACGGCTGCGCCGGCGCGCTCGGCGAATGGCTCGGCGTGCTCGTGACGCCGTCGATCATGCGCTGGGCGCTCGCGTTCTCGTTCATCGCGATGGGCCTGTGGATCCTCGTGCCGGACAAGCTCGACGCCGACGAAGCCAATGCGAACCGCTCGCGGCTCGGCGTATTCGGCGCGACGCTCGTCGCGTTCTTCCTCGCGGAAATGGGCGACAAGACGCAGATCGCGACCGTCGCGCTTGCCGCGCGCTTCCAGGACTACATCGGCGTCGTGGCCGGCACGACTTTCGGGATGATGCTCGCGAACGTGCCCGCGATCCTGCTGGGCGACCGTTTCGCGCACCGCCTGCCGACGAAGCTCGTGCACGGCATCGCGGCCGTACTGTTCGTCGTGCTCGGCGCGCTGGCGTTGCTGGGCGTCGGCGTGTGA
- the guaD gene encoding guanine deaminase — translation MTQTAFRSQLLTFNGDPAQSSQAANYETDGLLVVDDGKVVAAGPHARLAATLARDAVVHDLRDKLIVPGFIDTHIHYPQTDMIASPAPGLLPWLDKYTFPTERQFGDPEHAREVADFFVDELLACGTTSALVYCTVHKQSADALFAASDARDLRMIAGKVLMDRNCPEFLRDTAQSGYDDSAELIDRWHGNGRQMYALTPRFAPTSTEAQLEACGELARRHPDVFVQSHVAENVDEVKWVAELFPGHRSYLDIYDRYGLLRPRAVYGHCIHLDDEDRRRMAETRTVVAHCPTSNFFLGSGLFDFDKAGEYDVPVTLATDVGGGTSFSMLQTMNEAHKVARLSGHHLTATRMFWLATAGAAQALDLADTVGTLAPRTEADFVVLDPQATPLLARRTKRADSLEELLFAFALLGDDRAVYRTYAAGRLVHERGAARRAAAAA, via the coding sequence ATGACGCAAACCGCTTTTCGTTCCCAGCTGCTGACCTTCAACGGCGACCCGGCGCAGTCGAGCCAGGCCGCGAACTACGAGACCGACGGCCTCCTGGTCGTCGATGACGGCAAGGTCGTCGCGGCCGGCCCGCATGCACGGCTCGCCGCGACGCTCGCACGCGACGCGGTCGTCCACGACCTGCGCGACAAGCTGATCGTGCCCGGCTTCATCGACACGCACATCCACTATCCGCAGACGGACATGATCGCGTCGCCGGCACCCGGCCTGCTACCGTGGCTCGACAAGTACACGTTTCCGACCGAGCGCCAGTTCGGCGACCCGGAACATGCGCGCGAAGTCGCCGACTTCTTCGTCGACGAACTGCTCGCTTGCGGCACGACGAGCGCGCTCGTCTACTGCACCGTGCACAAGCAGTCGGCCGACGCGCTGTTCGCGGCGAGCGACGCGCGTGACCTGCGGATGATCGCGGGCAAGGTGCTGATGGATCGCAACTGCCCCGAGTTCCTGCGCGACACGGCGCAATCAGGTTATGACGACAGCGCGGAGCTGATCGATCGCTGGCACGGCAACGGCCGCCAGATGTACGCGCTCACGCCGCGTTTCGCGCCGACCTCCACCGAGGCGCAGCTCGAGGCGTGCGGCGAACTCGCGCGCCGCCATCCGGACGTGTTCGTGCAGAGCCACGTCGCGGAAAACGTCGATGAAGTGAAATGGGTCGCCGAGCTGTTTCCCGGCCACCGCAGCTATCTCGACATCTACGATCGCTACGGGCTGCTGCGTCCGCGCGCGGTGTACGGCCACTGCATCCACCTCGACGACGAGGACCGCCGCCGAATGGCCGAAACCCGTACCGTCGTCGCGCACTGCCCGACGTCGAACTTCTTCCTCGGCAGCGGGCTGTTCGACTTCGACAAGGCCGGCGAATACGATGTGCCCGTCACGCTCGCCACCGACGTCGGCGGCGGCACGTCGTTCTCGATGCTGCAGACGATGAACGAGGCGCACAAGGTCGCGCGGCTGTCGGGCCACCACCTGACCGCAACGCGGATGTTCTGGCTCGCGACGGCCGGCGCCGCGCAGGCGCTCGACCTCGCCGACACGGTCGGCACGCTCGCGCCGCGCACCGAAGCCGACTTCGTCGTGCTCGACCCGCAGGCCACGCCGCTGCTCGCGCGCCGCACGAAGCGCGCGGATTCGCTCGAGGAACTGCTGTTCGCGTTCGCGCTGCTCGGCGACGACCGTGCCGTGTACCGCACGTACGCGGCCGGCCGGCTGGTGCACGAGCGCGGTGCGGCACGCCGCGCCGCCGCGGCCGCGTAA
- a CDS encoding adenosine deaminase, translated as MTPTFKDKIARAPKAELHIHIEGSLEPELIFALAQRNGVKLAYDSIDALRAAYAFTDLQSFLDIYYAGASVLLTEQDFYDMTAAYCERALADNVVHTELFFDPQTHTERGVPIETVVAGIDRALADAEQRGLSSKLILCFLRHLSEEDALATFESALPLFERYRHRLIGVGLDSSELGHPPTKFARVFEKARALGLKLVAHAGEEGPPAYIYEALDVLKVDRIDHGVRSIEDAALVERLARTRTALTVCPLSNLKLCVFDDMAKHTLKALLDRGVAVTINSDDPAYFGGYVNDNYFATVDGLQLTDAEVHTVIRNGFEASFVNAAQRDALIARLDTYWQAA; from the coding sequence ATGACCCCGACCTTCAAGGACAAGATTGCCCGCGCACCGAAAGCGGAACTGCACATCCATATCGAAGGCTCGCTCGAGCCCGAACTGATTTTCGCGCTCGCGCAGCGCAACGGCGTAAAGCTCGCGTACGACTCGATCGACGCGCTGCGCGCCGCGTACGCGTTCACCGATCTGCAGTCGTTCCTCGACATCTATTACGCCGGCGCGAGCGTGCTGCTGACCGAGCAGGATTTCTACGACATGACGGCCGCGTACTGCGAGCGCGCGCTGGCCGACAACGTCGTCCACACCGAACTGTTCTTCGACCCGCAGACGCACACCGAACGTGGCGTGCCGATCGAAACGGTGGTGGCCGGAATCGACCGCGCGCTCGCCGATGCCGAGCAGCGCGGGCTGTCGAGCAAGCTGATCCTGTGTTTCCTGCGCCACCTGTCCGAAGAGGACGCGCTCGCGACGTTCGAATCCGCATTGCCGCTGTTCGAGCGCTATCGCCATCGGCTGATCGGCGTCGGCCTCGACTCGTCCGAACTCGGCCATCCGCCGACGAAGTTCGCGCGCGTGTTCGAGAAGGCGCGCGCGCTCGGGCTGAAGCTCGTCGCGCATGCGGGCGAGGAAGGCCCGCCCGCCTACATCTACGAAGCGCTCGACGTGCTGAAGGTCGACCGGATCGACCACGGCGTGCGCAGCATCGAGGACGCGGCGCTCGTCGAGCGTCTCGCGCGCACGCGCACGGCACTCACCGTGTGCCCACTGTCGAACCTGAAGCTGTGCGTGTTCGACGACATGGCGAAGCACACGCTGAAGGCGCTGCTCGACCGCGGCGTCGCGGTGACGATCAATTCCGACGATCCGGCCTATTTCGGCGGCTACGTCAACGACAACTACTTCGCGACGGTCGACGGGCTGCAACTGACGGACGCCGAAGTCCACACGGTAATCCGCAACGGCTTCGAGGCGTCGTTCGTCAACGCGGCGCAACGCGATGCGCTGATCGCGCGTCTCGATACGTACTGGCAGGCCGCGTGA
- a CDS encoding thiol-disulfide isomerase produces MKRLMVLIGAMLTSLPAWAGELQPLRAAEVAKLYATAHERPLAVEIWSLDCGYCRENAAHLVVWQRRHPDVQLAMVALDAYDDNGAAIAQALAHMNLPPQVAQYANAEPMPERLRAALDAGWRGEMPRTVWIGRDGTREARSGLLTTDLLDGWLQRGKRR; encoded by the coding sequence ATGAAACGGCTGATGGTGTTGATCGGCGCGATGCTCACCAGCCTGCCCGCGTGGGCTGGCGAACTGCAGCCGCTGCGCGCGGCGGAGGTCGCGAAGTTGTACGCGACGGCGCACGAACGGCCGCTCGCGGTCGAGATCTGGTCGCTCGACTGCGGTTACTGTCGCGAGAACGCCGCGCATCTCGTTGTGTGGCAGCGCCGGCATCCGGACGTGCAACTCGCGATGGTCGCGCTGGATGCTTACGATGACAACGGCGCGGCGATCGCGCAGGCGCTCGCGCACATGAACCTGCCGCCGCAGGTTGCGCAGTACGCGAACGCGGAGCCGATGCCCGAGCGTCTGCGGGCGGCGCTCGACGCAGGATGGCGGGGGGAAATGCCGCGTACCGTGTGGATCGGACGCGATGGCACACGCGAGGCGCGCAGCGGTTTGCTGACGACCGACCTGCTCGACGGCTGGCTGCAGCGCGGAAAGCGACGCTGA
- a CDS encoding FAD-dependent oxidoreductase — translation MGIEFKPYPFVAARHPAHLPTCSDGVDTQRHRVAIVGGGPVGLAVALGLANHGIRSVLLEADDSVCHGSRAICISRRSLEIIERLGALDDFLRVGLPWSGGRSFYRHDEVLHFTMPQDENQKLPPMVNIAQYHIEQFLLDAALRRPELIEIRWQTKVAGVTRHTDGVRIDVDTPLGGYALDADWVVASDGGRSTMRDALGLSLHGTSYEGRYVIVDIALDSDRPTERLAYFDPASNPGSTVLVHKQPDNVWRIDYQLRDDEDPEAAVKPENVIPRVQNLLDMMGERGDWSPIWITIYKANALTLERYRHGRVLFCGDAAHLVPIFGVRGANSGIDDADNVAWKLAYVIRGLASDALLDSYSDERVFATHENLRYGTKSTEFMAPPSFAFELMRKAVLTLAVRHPALRSLINPRQTSAIAYAVSPLNAHERDAFSAGPAPGTVLAEGPLMLQASHDTGNDDGTRRGHLTDLVGPRFTAFRFTSDGAPDPSFAELERHLRDAGMPFALVTLARHATPQQPGCSGYDADGRLFDLYGAHDGTVYLVRPDGHVLGRWHVACAADLSAALERALHPRTSADLQENA, via the coding sequence ATGGGCATCGAATTCAAGCCATATCCGTTCGTCGCCGCGCGCCATCCTGCGCACCTGCCGACCTGCAGCGACGGTGTCGATACGCAGCGGCACCGCGTCGCGATCGTCGGCGGCGGGCCGGTCGGCCTCGCTGTTGCGCTCGGCCTCGCCAACCACGGCATCCGCAGCGTGCTGCTCGAAGCCGACGATTCGGTTTGCCACGGCAGCCGCGCGATCTGCATCTCGCGACGCAGCCTCGAGATCATCGAGCGGCTCGGCGCGCTCGACGATTTCCTGCGCGTCGGACTGCCGTGGAGCGGCGGGCGCAGCTTCTATCGTCACGACGAAGTGCTGCATTTCACGATGCCTCAGGACGAGAACCAGAAGCTGCCGCCGATGGTGAACATCGCGCAGTACCACATCGAGCAGTTCCTGCTCGATGCCGCGCTGCGCCGCCCCGAACTCATCGAGATACGGTGGCAAACGAAGGTCGCGGGCGTCACGCGGCACACCGACGGCGTACGCATCGACGTCGATACGCCGCTCGGCGGCTACGCACTCGACGCCGACTGGGTCGTCGCGAGCGACGGCGGGCGCAGCACGATGCGCGATGCGCTCGGCCTGTCGCTTCATGGCACAAGCTACGAAGGCCGCTACGTGATCGTCGACATCGCGCTCGACAGCGACCGGCCGACCGAGCGGCTCGCGTACTTCGACCCGGCGTCGAACCCCGGCTCGACGGTGCTCGTTCACAAGCAGCCCGACAACGTATGGCGGATCGACTATCAGCTGCGCGACGACGAGGATCCCGAAGCGGCCGTGAAGCCCGAGAACGTGATCCCGCGCGTGCAGAACCTGCTCGACATGATGGGCGAGCGCGGCGACTGGTCGCCGATCTGGATCACGATCTACAAGGCGAACGCGCTGACGCTCGAACGCTACCGGCACGGCCGCGTGCTGTTCTGCGGCGACGCCGCGCATCTGGTGCCGATCTTCGGCGTGCGCGGCGCGAATTCGGGTATCGACGACGCCGACAACGTCGCGTGGAAACTGGCGTACGTGATCCGCGGCCTCGCGTCGGATGCGCTGCTCGACAGCTATTCGGACGAGCGCGTGTTCGCAACGCACGAGAACCTGCGCTACGGCACCAAGAGCACCGAGTTCATGGCGCCGCCGTCGTTCGCATTCGAACTGATGCGCAAGGCCGTGCTGACGCTCGCGGTCCGGCACCCGGCGTTGCGTTCGCTGATCAATCCGCGCCAGACGTCGGCCATCGCATATGCCGTGTCGCCGCTCAATGCGCACGAGCGCGATGCATTTTCGGCAGGGCCGGCGCCGGGCACGGTACTCGCGGAAGGTCCGCTGATGCTGCAGGCGTCGCACGACACGGGCAACGACGACGGCACGCGTCGCGGCCACCTGACCGATCTCGTCGGCCCGCGCTTCACCGCGTTCCGCTTCACGAGCGACGGCGCGCCCGACCCGTCGTTCGCCGAGCTCGAGCGACACCTGCGCGACGCCGGAATGCCGTTCGCGCTGGTCACGCTCGCGCGGCACGCGACGCCGCAACAGCCGGGATGCAGCGGCTACGATGCCGACGGCCGGCTGTTCGACCTGTACGGTGCGCACGACGGCACCGTCTATCTCGTGCGTCCGGACGGGCACGTGCTCGGCCGCTGGCACGTTGCGTGCGCCGCCGACCTGAGCGCCGCACTCGAACGTGCGCTCCACCCGCGCACGTCAGCCGATCTTCAGGAGAACGCATGA
- a CDS encoding class 1 fructose-bisphosphatase translates to MSIARRTTLSKFLIEQQRETNNLPADLRLLIEVVARACKAISYNVSKGALGDALGTAGSENVQGEVQKKLDILSNEILLDANEWGGNLAAMASEEMETFFPIPANYPRGEYLLVFDPLDGSSNIDVNVSIGTIFSVLRCPDGKLATEESFLQPGTEQVAAGYAVYGPQTVFVLTTGNGVNCFTLDREVGSWVLTQSNMQIPADTREYAINASNARHWYEPVQRYVDELNAGKEGPRGDNFNMRWIASMVADVHRILNRGGIFMYPADKRTPDRPGKLRLMYEANPMSFIVEQAGGAATTGTQRIMEVQPTGLHQRVPVFLGSKNEVERVTGYHNEGK, encoded by the coding sequence ATGTCCATTGCCCGCCGCACCACGCTGTCCAAGTTCCTGATCGAGCAGCAGCGTGAGACCAACAACCTCCCCGCCGACCTCCGCCTGCTGATCGAAGTCGTCGCCCGCGCGTGCAAGGCGATCAGCTACAACGTGTCGAAGGGCGCGCTCGGCGACGCACTCGGGACCGCCGGCAGCGAGAACGTCCAGGGCGAAGTGCAGAAGAAGCTCGACATCCTGTCGAACGAGATCCTGCTCGACGCGAACGAATGGGGCGGCAACCTCGCCGCGATGGCATCGGAAGAAATGGAAACGTTCTTCCCGATTCCCGCGAACTACCCGCGCGGCGAGTACCTGCTCGTGTTCGATCCGCTCGACGGATCGTCGAACATCGACGTGAACGTGTCGATCGGCACGATCTTCTCGGTGCTGCGCTGCCCGGACGGCAAGCTGGCCACCGAGGAATCGTTCCTGCAGCCGGGCACCGAGCAGGTCGCGGCCGGCTACGCGGTGTACGGCCCGCAAACCGTGTTCGTGCTGACGACCGGCAACGGCGTGAACTGCTTCACGCTCGACCGCGAAGTCGGTTCGTGGGTGCTCACGCAGAGCAACATGCAAATCCCGGCCGATACGCGCGAATACGCGATCAACGCATCGAACGCACGCCACTGGTACGAGCCGGTCCAGCGCTACGTCGACGAGCTGAACGCTGGCAAGGAAGGCCCGCGCGGCGACAACTTCAACATGCGCTGGATCGCGTCGATGGTGGCCGACGTGCACCGGATCCTGAACCGCGGCGGCATCTTCATGTACCCGGCCGACAAGCGCACGCCCGATCGTCCGGGCAAGCTGCGCCTGATGTATGAAGCGAACCCGATGTCGTTCATCGTCGAACAGGCGGGCGGCGCCGCGACGACGGGCACGCAGCGCATCATGGAAGTGCAGCCGACCGGCCTGCACCAGCGCGTGCCGGTGTTCCTCGGTTCGAAGAACGAAGTCGAGCGCGTGACCGGCTATCACAACGAAGGCAAATAA
- a CDS encoding helix-turn-helix transcriptional regulator: protein MRTWRLERPNLSGQLDVSHATSLVAAIGGSEPNAFAAEILKLFDDALSVTQCTIFAYEFGNRPRTLSVADHRGGRYLRDVADTYARHFYALDGNQKIVSAAGRGTHRRDVLLHQQAGDEIGHDAYRAACYRGPDVSDRLALLMQPNDSTWLSINLYRAHRSGAFQPREIAAIETLAPLIAQAAQHHYALAGSTQIGIPQLMLARLRGACPTLSKRELDVLRGVLEGQTAHEIGETIGVKASSVVTYQKRAYRRLGISSQRQLFALCLQP from the coding sequence ATGCGCACCTGGCGTCTCGAGCGACCGAATCTCAGCGGACAACTGGACGTGTCGCACGCGACCAGTCTCGTCGCCGCGATCGGCGGCAGCGAACCGAACGCGTTCGCCGCGGAAATCCTCAAGCTGTTCGACGACGCTCTGTCCGTCACGCAGTGCACGATCTTCGCGTACGAGTTCGGCAACCGGCCGCGCACCCTGTCGGTCGCCGATCATCGCGGCGGCCGCTACCTGCGCGACGTCGCCGATACCTATGCGCGGCATTTCTATGCGCTCGACGGCAACCAGAAGATCGTCTCGGCTGCAGGTCGCGGCACGCACCGCCGCGATGTGCTGCTGCATCAGCAGGCCGGCGACGAAATCGGCCACGACGCGTATCGCGCGGCCTGCTACCGCGGCCCCGACGTATCCGATCGCCTCGCGTTGCTGATGCAGCCGAACGACTCGACCTGGCTGTCGATCAACCTGTATCGCGCGCATCGCAGCGGCGCGTTCCAGCCACGCGAGATCGCGGCCATCGAAACGCTCGCGCCGCTCATCGCGCAGGCCGCGCAGCATCACTACGCGCTCGCCGGCTCGACACAGATCGGGATCCCGCAACTGATGCTCGCGCGACTGCGCGGCGCGTGCCCGACACTGTCCAAGCGCGAACTCGACGTGCTGCGCGGCGTGCTCGAAGGCCAGACCGCGCACGAGATTGGCGAGACGATCGGCGTGAAGGCATCGAGCGTCGTCACCTACCAGAAGCGCGCGTACCGGCGTCTCGGCATCTCGAGCCAGCGCCAGCTGTTTGCGCTGTGCCTGCAACCCTGA
- the pepN gene encoding aminopeptidase N, translating into MSDNASSTVIRRADYTPPAFLIDSVALEFDLAPARTIVRNTMRVRRNPDAAPAPHLELMGEALEFLGAQLDGAPYGAVRAHEHGLTVENVPDAFELTLDSACAPDQNTTLSGLYVSSGNFFTQCEAEGFRRITYFLDRPDVMASYTVTLRADQAAYPVLLSNGNLVDSGELPDGRHFAKWEDPFRKPSYLFALVAGKLVAIEEKITSGSGKEKLLQVWVEPADLDKTRHAMDSLIHSIRWDEKRFGLELDLDRFMIVAVGDFNMGAMENKGLNIFNTKYVLANPETATDTDFANIESVVGHEYFHNWTGNRVTCRDWFQLSLKEGLTVFRDQEFSADMAAGDDVESAARAVKRIEDVRVLRQLQFAEDAGPMAHPVRPESYVEINNFYTMTVYEKGSEVVRMYQTLFGRDGFRKGMDLYFKRHDGHAVTCDDFRHAMADANERDLAQFERWYSQAGTPRVSVRTAYDAAARRYTVTLAQGYGDASPAARETQQGPLLIPFAIGLIGRDGRDLPLRLDGEAAASGTTRVLDFTAAEQTFTFVDVPEQPLPSLLRNFSAPVIVEYDYSDDNLAFLLAHDSDPFNRWEAGQRLATRALLTLAARAAANESLTLGENFVAAFRRVLTDESLSPAFRELALTLPSETYLADQMAEANPAAVHRARQFVRRQLATALRADWLAAYEQHQTPGAYEPTPEASGRRALKHLALAYLAELEDPADAVRIATAQYDAANNMTDRAAALGALLSAAASGANDAAGRALDDFYRRFENEALVIDKWFAMQAAQRGTAAQPTLAKVRKLMAHPAFNLKNPNRARSLIFSFCAANPAQFHAADGSGYAFWAEQVLALDAINPQVAARLARSLELWRRFTPALRDRMREALEQVAAGAKSRDVREIVEKALA; encoded by the coding sequence ATGTCCGACAACGCTTCCTCCACCGTGATCCGCCGCGCCGACTACACGCCGCCGGCCTTCCTCATCGATTCCGTCGCACTCGAATTCGATCTCGCGCCGGCCCGCACGATCGTCAGGAATACGATGCGCGTGCGCCGTAATCCGGACGCTGCGCCCGCCCCGCATCTGGAGCTGATGGGCGAAGCGCTCGAATTCCTCGGCGCGCAGCTCGACGGCGCACCGTACGGTGCGGTGCGCGCGCACGAACACGGGCTGACCGTCGAAAACGTGCCCGATGCGTTCGAGCTCACGCTCGACAGCGCGTGCGCGCCGGACCAGAACACGACGCTGTCCGGGCTGTACGTCTCGAGCGGCAACTTCTTCACGCAGTGCGAGGCCGAAGGCTTTCGCCGCATCACCTACTTCCTCGACCGCCCCGACGTGATGGCGTCGTACACCGTCACGCTGCGCGCCGACCAGGCCGCGTATCCGGTGCTGCTGTCGAACGGCAACCTGGTCGACTCGGGCGAGCTGCCCGACGGCCGCCACTTCGCGAAATGGGAAGACCCGTTCCGCAAGCCGAGCTACCTGTTCGCGCTCGTCGCGGGCAAGCTCGTCGCGATCGAGGAAAAGATCACGTCCGGCTCGGGCAAGGAAAAGCTGCTGCAGGTCTGGGTCGAACCGGCCGATCTCGACAAGACCCGTCACGCGATGGATTCGCTGATCCATTCGATCCGCTGGGACGAGAAGCGCTTCGGGCTCGAGCTCGATCTCGACCGCTTCATGATCGTCGCGGTCGGCGACTTCAACATGGGTGCGATGGAGAACAAGGGGCTCAACATCTTCAACACGAAGTACGTGCTGGCGAACCCCGAGACCGCGACCGACACCGACTTCGCGAACATCGAATCGGTGGTCGGCCACGAATACTTCCACAACTGGACCGGCAACCGCGTAACCTGCCGCGACTGGTTCCAGCTGAGCCTGAAGGAAGGCCTGACGGTGTTCCGCGACCAGGAATTCTCGGCCGACATGGCCGCGGGCGACGACGTCGAATCGGCAGCCCGCGCGGTCAAGCGCATCGAGGACGTGCGCGTGCTGCGCCAGCTGCAGTTCGCCGAGGATGCGGGCCCGATGGCGCATCCGGTGCGTCCGGAAAGCTATGTCGAGATCAACAACTTCTACACAATGACCGTCTACGAGAAGGGCTCGGAAGTCGTGCGGATGTACCAGACGCTGTTCGGCCGTGACGGGTTCCGCAAGGGGATGGACCTGTACTTCAAGCGCCACGACGGCCACGCGGTCACCTGCGACGACTTCCGTCATGCGATGGCCGACGCGAACGAGCGCGATCTCGCGCAATTCGAGCGCTGGTACAGCCAGGCCGGCACGCCGCGCGTGTCGGTGCGCACCGCGTACGACGCGGCCGCGCGCCGCTATACGGTCACGCTCGCGCAGGGGTACGGTGACGCATCGCCGGCCGCGCGCGAGACACAGCAGGGGCCGCTGCTGATTCCGTTCGCGATCGGCCTGATCGGCCGCGACGGCCGCGACCTGCCGTTGCGTCTCGACGGCGAAGCCGCCGCCTCGGGCACGACGCGCGTGCTCGACTTCACCGCGGCCGAGCAGACCTTCACGTTCGTCGACGTGCCGGAACAGCCGCTGCCGTCGCTGCTGCGCAATTTCTCCGCACCGGTGATCGTCGAATACGACTACAGCGACGACAACCTCGCGTTCCTGCTCGCGCACGACAGCGATCCGTTCAACCGCTGGGAAGCCGGCCAGCGCCTCGCCACGCGCGCGCTGCTGACGCTCGCCGCGCGTGCCGCCGCGAACGAATCGCTGACGCTCGGCGAGAACTTCGTCGCCGCGTTCCGCCGCGTGCTGACCGACGAGAGCCTGTCGCCGGCGTTCCGCGAGCTCGCGCTGACGCTGCCGTCGGAAACCTATCTGGCCGACCAGATGGCCGAAGCCAACCCGGCCGCCGTGCATCGCGCGCGCCAGTTCGTGCGCCGCCAGCTCGCGACCGCGCTGCGCGCCGACTGGCTCGCCGCGTACGAGCAGCACCAGACGCCGGGTGCGTACGAGCCGACGCCCGAAGCGTCCGGCCGCCGCGCGCTGAAGCACCTCGCGCTCGCGTATCTCGCCGAACTCGAGGATCCGGCCGACGCCGTGCGCATCGCGACCGCGCAGTACGACGCGGCGAACAACATGACCGATCGCGCAGCCGCGCTCGGCGCGCTGCTGTCCGCCGCGGCCTCGGGCGCGAACGACGCGGCCGGGCGTGCGCTCGACGATTTCTACCGTCGCTTCGAGAACGAAGCGCTCGTGATCGACAAGTGGTTCGCGATGCAGGCCGCGCAGCGCGGCACGGCGGCCCAGCCGACGCTCGCCAAGGTCCGCAAGCTGATGGCGCATCCCGCGTTCAACCTGAAGAACCCGAACCGCGCACGCTCGCTGATCTTCAGCTTCTGTGCGGCGAACCCCGCGCAATTCCACGCGGCAGACGGCTCGGGCTACGCGTTCTGGGCCGAACAGGTGCTCGCGCTCGACGCGATCAACCCGCAGGTCGCCGCGCGCCTCGCCCGCTCGCTCGAACTGTGGCGCCGCTTCACGCCGGCGCTGCGTGACCGGATGCGCGAAGCGCTCGAGCAAGTCGCCGCCGGCGCGAAATCGCGCGACGTGCGCGAGATCGTCGAGAAAGCGCTCGCGTAA
- a CDS encoding DUF4136 domain-containing protein, whose translation MKREWIQRGAGWVAVLCVALLTGCTSYVTTQVTAFSDWSGSDATRTYAFTRADAQKHSIEQSTYEPIVANELSAYAFRQVPPAQARYLVGLTYGVGSDLVTVPQPVYYDPWFMGPGPYWRGGPWGPWGPWGGMPAGYVAQTYQVFDYTLGIRITERATGKEVYNVTARTTGDNGALLYAMPFLARSALADFPLSNGVIRTVRLPVDKRGGPAAPAANERAVPAAPASGAAVAK comes from the coding sequence ATGAAACGCGAATGGATACAACGCGGTGCGGGCTGGGTGGCGGTGCTGTGCGTGGCGCTGCTGACGGGCTGCACCAGCTACGTGACGACACAGGTTACGGCCTTCTCCGACTGGAGCGGCAGCGACGCGACACGCACTTACGCTTTCACGCGCGCCGATGCGCAGAAGCACAGCATCGAGCAGTCGACCTACGAGCCGATCGTCGCGAACGAGCTGTCCGCGTATGCGTTCCGGCAGGTACCGCCCGCGCAGGCGCGCTATCTGGTCGGGCTGACCTACGGGGTCGGCAGCGATCTCGTGACGGTGCCGCAGCCGGTCTACTACGACCCGTGGTTCATGGGGCCGGGGCCGTACTGGCGGGGCGGGCCGTGGGGCCCGTGGGGGCCATGGGGCGGCATGCCCGCGGGCTATGTCGCGCAAACGTACCAGGTGTTCGACTACACGCTCGGCATCCGGATCACCGAGCGCGCGACCGGCAAGGAGGTCTACAACGTGACCGCGCGTACCACCGGCGACAACGGTGCGCTGCTGTATGCGATGCCGTTCCTCGCGCGCAGCGCGCTCGCCGATTTCCCGTTGTCGAACGGCGTGATCCGCACCGTGCGGCTGCCGGTCGACAAGCGCGGCGGGCCGGCCGCGCCGGCTGCCAACGAGCGTGCGGTGCCGGCGGCGCCGGCCTCCGGCGCGGCGGTCGCGAAGTAA
- a CDS encoding GlsB/YeaQ/YmgE family stress response membrane protein: MTHGLIMWLIIGAIAGWLAGLLVKGGGFGLIVDIIVGIVGAVIGGWLAGVLGIHLGSGFIGSVIVAVIGAVILLFVIRLFRRAA; encoded by the coding sequence ATGACTCATGGCTTGATTATGTGGCTCATCATCGGCGCGATCGCCGGCTGGCTGGCGGGCCTGCTCGTCAAGGGCGGCGGGTTCGGCCTGATCGTCGACATCATCGTCGGCATCGTCGGTGCGGTCATCGGCGGCTGGCTTGCCGGCGTGCTCGGCATCCACCTCGGCAGCGGCTTCATCGGCTCGGTGATCGTCGCGGTCATCGGCGCCGTGATCCTGCTGTTCGTGATCCGGCTATTCAGGCGAGCGGCCTGA